CAGTGGCCACACACCGCTTTCTTGGGCGGTCACTGGTTGGAAGCGCGACATTGCCCAGCATCTGGTCGAACTCGGTTCGGAACCAGACCTTTTTTGTGCCGCAGGCCTTGGGATGACGGAAGCGGTCGCGGCGATGTTGGCCTCGGGCAAGCGTTCGTTGAGCCGGGTTGGGAGTTCGCGGTACGACGCGCAGGGCAACCGTGTCCCAGGCCCGCCGATTTCGCGCCGCGACCAGATTTCGGACGGCCTTTACATGGCCTGCCGGAACGGTCACGCTGAAACCGCCCGGTTGCTTTTGGAAGCGGGGGCAGATGTCAATTGGCGGGCCTTTATCGGGGCAACGCCATTGCACTGGGCGGTGCTTGCCGGTTCAAAGGATTGCATTGACCTTTTGGTGGAGAATGGGGCTTCTTGGACAGTTCGTGACGAAGAGTTCCAGGCAACCCCGGCGGAGTTCCCGGGCTTTGTCTTGGTTGGTTGGGGGTTCCCAGATGGCCAAGTCCTCTCCTATTTGGCATCTCAGCCGGCGGCGGCGGCGTTCCAGACCCCAGCCGGAACCCTGTTGCATTTCGCCGTCTTGCGGGATCGGCCCGCCGTGGCGAAGGCGCTGGTTGCTGCCGGAGCCGACCGGCAAGCCAAGGATTCCCAGGGCCGCACGGCATCGCAGTTGGCCGGTGAGCTCGAGCTTGGGTGGTCGCCTTAGCGGTTCAGAATCGGGAGCATCTCCGCCCCCAAGGCGGTGAATGTTTCAGCGTGGGGCGTGAGTTCAGATATCTGGACAACGCGCCCCGCGCGCAACCCAAGCCGGAGGACTTTGTCCATTTGGCCGCCCGGCTTGATCTGAATGCCGTCGAGATGCATGCTGAGGCCGCCGACCACCCGGTCGCGGATCCGGTTCGCGCTGGGGTGGAAGGGGCGGTATGGGTTGACGGCGCTGACGGCGAGGTCGGTCCGGGGGTCGAACTTGTACCGCCACAGCCTCGCCGCGGCAAACGGCTCCTCGCGCAAGTCGTCCCCCAAGGCATTGAAGAGCCCGGTATCCAGAACCAAGATGCGCGGGGCACCCCACCGAAGGGCCGTGACCGCCGACCGCTGGTATTCCGGCGTATCGTGGCCGGTGACCAAAGTCCGCGATCTGAGGACGTGCTGCTCGGTGGCTCTTTCGATCTCGACGAGGGCACCTTCGGTGGAGTTACGGCTGCTAAGGGCGCAAAAGGTGTTGGCCGCCAAAAGCTTGGTATTGCCGTAAAGGTAGAGGAGTTCGGGTGGCTTGGGGTCGAACATCTCAAGCTGGCGAGGATAGTGGGCATCGGCAGCCGTGACGGCGGCAACTCCGAGCGCCGACAGGGTTTTGTCGAGCTCTTTGGCTTGGGCCACCAGGTTTGCCGAATGGTTAAAAAACCATTCGGAAACCGATCGGTTCACGCGATATTCTTCGCGGAGTGCTTCTGGCCCCAAGGCGATGAATTCGTCGGGTGAACGGCCGTAGAGGTCGTTTTTTGTGAGGATGCGGACGATGGTTTTTGCCCCGATGCCTGGCGTGTTGGCAAGGGCAAGGGTGAGGATCCGCCTGGAGGTTGCCATTCCTACCCCAGATATCGGGCGGCGCCAATCATGAGGGTAACCACCTGTTCGCCGCCCTGTTCCATGTTATGAACAACATCGTTGTGGTCCAAGATGGCGCCCGGCATTCCGGCGGCGTGGTTTGTGACCAAAGCGACCACTCCGTAGGGCACTCCCGCTTCCCGCATCACGACGGCTTCGGTTCCGGCTGTCATCCCGACGATGTCACCGCCGATGATTCTGGCGAAATGGATTTCTTGGGGTGTTTCGTATCGTGGACCAGGGTTGTTGACATAAACTGCGGGTTGGTGGAGGTGAATCGAAAGTTCCTCAGCGGCGGCGGCCAGTGAGCCGTGGGCGGGGAACGGGTCTGTAATGGGCGTATGCTCCACCTTTTGGTCGAACATTGTGGTGTTGCGTCCCGACAAGTCCACCATGCCTGTGCACAGGGCCAACGACCCCACAGCCCATTCCGGGCGGAGGCAACCGACCGCGGCGGAAGCAAAACACGCCTTTGCCCGGACGGCCTTGAGTCCCGCGGCGATGGCCCTGTAATTGACCAAATGGGGCGGTGTTTTGTGCCCGGCTGAATGGCGTTGGACGGCAAGGTAGCGGATCCCGTTGTTCTGGAAAACCCGGCCCCGCATGGTTCCAAACGGCGTGGGCACGGCGAGGGCCCGGCCCCCAAACGCCTCCAACCGGGGGCCAATGCCCGTTCCGCCGATCAATGCCAGGTCGACTTCAACCACGCCAGGCAGGATACCGCGCCCCCGATTGGGGGCATACTGGGCCGATGCCTTCTATCACGTTCCACGGTGCGGCCGGCACGGTCACCGGTTCGCGACATTTGCTGGAATACGGCGGCCACAAGGTGTTGGTGGACTGCGGCTTGTTCCAAGGCCCCCGCGAAATCCGCGACAAGAACTGGGAGCCATTCCCGGTCGATCCACGTGAAGTGGACGCGGTGGTCTTGACCCATGCCCACACCGACCACATCGGTTTCTTGCCCAAGTTTGTGAAAATGGGCTACCGCAAAAAGGTCTATGCGACCCTTGGCACGGTCGGCCTTTGCCGGGTGAGCCTTCCCGATAGTGGCCGACTGCAAGAAGAGGAGGCGAAGTTCAGGAATAGGCACGGTGCGACGCGGCACAGTCCGGCCCTCCCGCTTTACACCGAAGCGGACGCCTACGAAACGCTGAATCTGATGGAAAAGCTCCACTACTACCAATGGCAAGAACTGCCGGGCGGGGCGACATTCCGGTACCTGCCGGCGGGGCACATCCTGGGAGCGGCATTTATCGAGTTCTATTTCCCAGATGGCGAGCGGATCCTGATGGGCGGCGACCTTGGACGTTACGATGCGCCGATCATCAAGGATCCGACGCCGGTCGATTTTGCCGAGTACTTGGTGATCGAAAGCACCTATGGCAACCGGCTCCATCCAAAAGGTGACGCCAAAGAGATGCTGCTGGAGGTTGCCGAGCGAGCCATGAGAGATCGGGGGATCGTGCTGGTGCCGAGCTTTGCCATTGGACGAACCCAGGAGCTGCTTTGGTTCTGTAACGAGCTTGAAAAGGAGGGCCGATGGCCCGGTCTGCCGATCTACGTGGATTCGCCAATGGCCAACAAGGCCACGCTACTGTATTTGCAGAGCGAAGAAGACCACGACAACGAAATGAGGATCGACATGCGGGAGGGGCATTCCCCGTTCCGCCCCGACATGGTCCGCTTGATCCAAGACCGCCAGTTCTCGAAGGAACTGAACAGTTCGCCAGGCCCGTGGATGGTGATAGCTGGGAGCGGCATGTGCACGGGTGGCCGGATTCTCCACCACCTTAAAGCCCACATCGACCAACCCGGCACCACGGTTTTGTTCACCGGGTACCAAGCCGAGGGGACACTGGGCCGGGATCTTTTGGAGGGTGCAGAGCATGTCCGGATTTTTGGGGAAGAGTTGCGTGTCGCCGCCCGGTTGGAACGATTGGAGATGTTGAGCGCCCATGCGGACTATTCCGAGATGTTGCGGTGGCTGCGGGGATTCAAGGAACCTCCGAAACACACATTCATCGTCCACGGCGAACCCGATGCCGCCCTGGCTATGAAGCAACACATCATCGACGAATTGGGTTGGCAAAACCTGACGATCCCAGCCCAGGGCGATTCGTTCCAGTTGGAATAACCGATGCCGCGCGACCTGGTTTTTGGGAACGGCCGCTTCTATCTGGCAATGGATCGGCGGGGCCTGATTCGCGAGCTTTGCTGGCCGGTGGTCGGGTCCCCCAACCATTTGGCGGGCCGGAGGATCCGTTTGGCGATCCGGCGGCAAAGCGGTTGGTTTTGCTGGCTCGATGATCCCGGCTGGCGAGTGGATCAATGGTATTGCGGTGATGTCGGCCTCACCGTTTGGCGCGGGTTTGGCTTGACGATCGTGCGCCGGGCGGCGATGGGGGGGCAGGTGGCGGTTCTCGATTACGAAATTGATCTCGATGAGGAGATGGATTTCTTCCAGAGCCAGGAGCTCCGGATTAACGAAACAGATATCGGCGACACCTGCTTCTATGCCCCCGATATCGAACAGATGGTGCATTTTAAGATGGGTGTGTGGGTTGGGTTCGGGGGCCGCGGGGTCGGCCAGAAGATCGACCAGGTCGCTTGCGGGCTGAGCGGCATCCCCGAGCATGAGGGCACTTGGCGCGATGCCGAGGACGGGCACTTGGCCGGCAAGCCGATCGAACAGGGAAGTGTCGACTCGACCTTTGGACTGCGGGTGGAGGGCAAGTGGCAAACGACGATCTCCGTTGCCGAAAGCCTGGAATCGCTCGGCCCGCATGGTGAAGAGGATGCGATCAGGGTTCGGGAGGATTGGATCCGTGCCGGTGTCGTGGCTAAAGGGATCCTTGCGGGGAAGGAACCGCTTCCGGGCCGGGATGGCCCCGAGTGGCTCTCGCCAATCTGCGAGCGGGTCGTCCGTGCCAATACTGGGGAAGGCGGCCGGGTTATCGCAGCAATCGACAGCGACATCATGGGGGTTAACCGCTCGAACTACGCCTACGTGTGGATGCGGGACGCCGTGCTCACGGCGACGGCCCTTGGCGAGCGGGTCGACCTGCCGGGGTTCGTCCCGGAATGCGATACGGGCCGGTTCCTATGGCAGAAGTACCATCCGACCGGGTACCGCGGAAGCACCTGGCACCCACATGCGGGCGATGGCGCATTCCCTTACCAAATGGATGAGACCGCCTTGTTGGTGAGCTTTGCCCATAACAACCAAATGGTCGATAGCCGGATTGAGGGTTGGCTGGCTTTGTTGCGAGAGTCCATTTCGGAGGACGGGATGCCGCGCCCGAGTTGGGATCTGTGGGAGGAGTGTTTTGGAGTTCATTTCTGGACGACGGCAACCGTGGCCCAGGCCTTCTTCGATGCGGGTGAAACCCAAGCGGGGCAAGAATTGGTGGGAGCGATGAGTGAGCACTTCCATCCGGTGGAAGGGCGCATTCCCCGGCGGGTTAACGACCATGTGGCCGATGCTAGCGTCCTGGCCGGTTGCCTTTGGTGCCAACACCTCCGTCCGGCATTCCTCGACCGTTCGGTGGAAATGGTGGAGCAGCATCTTTTGATGTCAACAAACTGCCGGGGGGTCGCCCGGTACGAAGGCGACTACTATTGCCGGGTCCGCGAGGGGTATCCAGGGAATCCCTGGATCATCTGCACAATGTGGTTGGCCCGCGCCTATTGGTTGCAAGGCCGCAAAGACGAGGCGGATGACCTGTTGGTTTGGGCGGAAGACCTGGCCAGTGCCAGTGGGATGCTGGCAGAGCAATACCACCCAGACACCCGGGAACCCCTCAGCGTCTCCCCGTTGACATGGAGCCACGCCGAGTATTTGGAGTCGGCAAGGTTGATCCGGGGTTAGCGGAGCCGCCCCGTTTGCATCGCAGCGGCCCGGGCAATGTCCAGCCGGCCGTTTGGGTTGCCGCCAAGCACGGTGTAGGTCATGCCGTCTTTGTCATACCACCCGACGGCGTCGGAAAAGACGTACATGGCCTTGTTGGCAACCTTGCCCTGTTGTCCGCTGTCCAGGTTCCCGGTTTCGCACCGCCCATAGATGTCGTAGAGGCTGCCCTTGTACTCATACCGGAAGTTGAACCAGCAAGAGCCGCAACGCGTGCCCCGGAGCTGCGCCATCTGCCGCAAGTCCAAGTCGGGGATGGTTCGGTAGAACGTTTCCCGTATTTTGGCGGCCCCGGTTGCCGGGTCGTTGCCGTTCCAGGCCATCACCTGGGCCGATTTGGTTTCGATATGCGCCATGGGCGGGAGTGCTTTTGCCGAAGCGACCACGGGGTTCACCTGGTCTTGGAAGACCCGGTTGGCGGCGATTCCGATGCCGAAGACCGCGATGGCTGCCGCCGCCGCAGGCGCCCATTTGGCAAAAATCTTCCGGGCCTTTGGCCGAGCGATGTCTGCCAAAAGCGGTTGCAAGTTGGGCACAGACTCTTGGAGGGCGACAGAGCGCAGCGCAGACCGGAACGCCTGTGCAGATTCAACATCCTTGGCCAAAGCTTGGTTGCCTTTCAGGACAGCTTGGAACTCTGCCCTTTCCTCCGCCGTCATCCGGTTGTCGAGATAGTCTTCGATGCGGGTGTGGTTCATCGTGCGGCCTCTTGGGCGTTTTCTTTCAAGATCGCTTCCCGGATCATCTGCCGGGCACGGGAAAGTCTGGAGCGGACTGTCCCGATTGGGACATCCATGATATCGGCGGCTTCTTCGTAAGTCAATTCTTCGACGTCGCAAAGTTGGACGGCCATCCGGTAAGGGGGTGTCAGTTCTTCCATTGCGGCAAAAATGCGTTCAGCCTCCAATTTGCCGTCCAACTCGCCCCAGAACCCTTCTTGAACGGGTTCGATTTCGGCATGGTCTTCCAAACTGAGGGCCTCTTTGTACGACCGGATTACCATCAGCCGTTCGTTGCGGAGGATTTTAATGAGCCAAGACCGGAGGTTGCACCCGTCAAAGCGCTCCCAGGCTTTGAAAGCCTTTAAGAGGCAAGTTTGAACAAGGTCTTCGGCTTCTTCGGGGCTGCATCCCAGGCGTCGCGCCACACGGTAAAGGACAGGCAGTTCCGGAGAGACGGCCCGTTCAAAATCTCGGGGGTTGCGTTGGGTGAATATTCCCATTCGGGTGGCATCGTGGATCGCGCCGAGGGCCGATAAGGGGGCCGACATCGCTATCCACAATGATTTTAGGCCATTTTGGTTCCCGCCAGCCCGGTTTTGGCCAGGCCCTTCGGCACTAAGAACTCCGGGGCCGGACTCCCACTATTCGTTTGCCCACCGGTTGACGAGCCACCAACAGGCTTGGTCGTGGGGTGTGAACCGGTGGTTCGTGATGATTTCGAACGCCGGGAGATAGCCCAGCTCGCGGTGACCATAAGCCCGGACCCGTTGGATGACCGTTTCCACATGGTGTTTGGCAATTCGGGCGCGCTCGATGTCGGCCAACGATCCGCCGATGCGCACATGGTTGTCGCGGGCAATCCGGGCGAATGTGTCGAACAGATACCGCATGGGAGCGAGTTTCCCTATGGCGGCATCGGGCTCACACTGGGCGTAGCTGGCGTGGGCTTCCCGCATCAGCACCAGTGCTTCCACCATCCCACGCAAGGCAAGGGCGACATTTTTGTAGGGTTCGGCCGGGGCGAGTCGGATCGCCTTCTCACTGAGTTGGACTAGCTTCTTGGCACGCTCGGGCTCTGCTTCGTCACGGTGGTGGAGCCAGGCCAAAAAGGGGTTGCCAGCCAGGAAGAGCCGGGATTTGAGCTTGTGGCGGTGCCCAGAGGCCGCCCAAACCCCACCCATTTGCTCCAATTCGACCCCCATGGTTTTGGCCCAGTCCGCCGCTTCTCCAAATGAATCGGCCAGGCTTTCCCCCGAATTCGGATCGGCCGCGATCCGGGCGGCCCATTCCACGGCTGGGAAGATGCTGTCGTAGGGGTTGTACATCACCTGTTCCCAAGTGGTTAGGCAGACCCCTTCAAGTTTGAGGCTATGGGCATCTTGGGCCACCTGGCGGACATTCGATTCCGTCCGGGCCACGTGCATCCAAGCCGCGTTGTAAACGGCGGTGGCCGGGCAAGCGACTACGTCGAATCCGGAGAAGGCCGCCGCTGATTTTTGGACGCCGCCTCCATATTGCCAATCAAAGATCAGGGTTTCACGGGGGAGCCCTTCCAGAGCTGACGGATGGTCCAGGAACATGTCCCCCCAAAGGGCGGGCCGGCGCCCATGCCCGACCACCCGCCGGATGAGCGGTTCGAAGTGGCGCTGGTAAAGCCAAGCCTTTTCGTCCACGGCTTTCCCGGCCATCAAGGCGGCACAACGGGGACATTTGCCGAGTTGGGCGGTTTCGTCTCCCCCAATGTGGATGATTTCCGACTTGAAGACGTCGGCGGTTTCGTCGATCAGGGCCTCGCACAGATTGACGAATTCTGGGCAACTGGGGCAGGCCTGGAGTCCGGAAAAGACCTCTTCGCGGAAGATGCGCCCTTCTTCGCAGTTGAAGAACCCTTCAAAATGGCCGAGAAGGTTGATAAACGGGATGATTTCCAGGGATGGGAATTCTGCTTGAAGCGACCGGATCTGGTCGGGTGTGACCGCCCCTTTGCCGTGGCTCCACGGAGTCGATTGGTAGGCAAAGCGATGTTCCAAATAGAGCCCGATGGCATCGTAACCAGCATCCTGGGCGGTGGCGGCAAATTGGTAAAGATGGTCGAGGGTTGGCGATTGTTCCCGGGCAAAATCGACCATCCATATGCGGCGCATGGAGTCAGGATACTGGTTTCAGCCCTAGGGTTGCCGTCCGCATGGCCGGGTGCGCGTAGAATCGGGGGTGATGGGAACCGGTCGGATCGTATTGGCGGTGACAGGGGCGAGCGGGGCGATCTATGCCCAACGCCTGGCCCGGCACCTCGCCCAGAACTTTGACGAGATCTACTTGATGCTCAGCACGCAGGCCATCGACGTCGCCCTGACCGAGCTGGGTGTCGCCATTAACCGGAAGGAGTTTTCAACCCAGCCCTGGCTTGGCAAGAGTTTCCGGAACATCCACCTCCTGGACGAAAAGGATTACTTCACTCCACCGGCCAGTGGGAGTTTCCGGCACGACGGCATGATCATTTGCCCATGCAGCATGGGCACGGCCGGCCGGATCGCCAACGGGGTGAGCAACGATTTGGTGACCCGCGCCGCCGATGTCTGCCTAAAGGAACGCCGGCCGCTCATCCTTGTCCCTCGCGAGATGCCATGGAACCTGATCCATTTGCGGAACATGACCCAACTCGCCGAGGCGGGGGCAACGATTTTGCCGGCGAGCCCGGCATGGTACGGCAAACCGAAGTCGATGGAAGATTTGGCTGACACCGTGGTAGCCCGGATTCTGCAGGCTGTCGGAGTCGAACAAAACCTATTTGCCCAATGGATGGTCGAAGAATGAAAAGAGCCATTGTTGCCGGGGGAACCGGGTTTGTTGGCCGCCACCTTTGCCAAGAACTCTCCAACCAAGGCTGGGAACCAGTTGTCTTGACCCGGAAAGTTCAAAGCGGGGCCGGTTTTCGACAGGTGCAATGGGATGGCAAGAACCAGGGCGAATGGTCGGCCGAAATCAATGGGGCCGATGCCGTTTTCAATTTGAGCGGGGCACCCGTTGAGCAGAAATGGACTCCGGAGTACCGCCAAGTGATCTGCCGTTCGCGGGTGGATTCGACAGCCGCTTTGCATCAGGCGGTGAGTGCTGCCGATTCCAAACCCCGGGCGTGGGTCAACGCCAGTGCGGTCGGGTTTTATGGGGATAGAGGGGACGAGGTTTTGGGCGAGAGCGCCCGGGCCGGGGTCGGATTTTTGCCAGACGTGTGCCAGGCTTGGGAACGCGCCTGTCTCACTCCCGTTATCGAGGGTGTCAAGCAGGTCTGCGTCCGAAACGGCCACGTCCTCGGGGCGGATGACGGATTGTTGCCGGTCATGCTCAAGCTCGCCAAATCATTTTTGGGCGGGGCCGCTGGCGATGGGAGGCAGTGGATGCCTCTGATCCATGTGCGCGATTTGGCCCGGTTCTATATCTGGTGCATCGACCACGTCAACTCGGGGCCAATCAACGGTTGCGCTCCGGAACCCGTGACCAATGCACAGTTCATGTCGCAGCTCCGGATGGCGGTTGGGCGTCCGTTTTCCCCGCCCGTCCCCAAGCCGCTGTTGGAGTTTGGAACCGGTCTGGTTGGTATGCAAGGCTCCTTGATGACAATGAGCCACCGGGCCGTGCCGACTTTGGCTCAATCGCTCGGGTTCCGGTGGGAGTTCCCGACTTTGGAATCGATGCTGGCCGACTTGGTGAAGTAGGGCTGTTTTCCGCCCGGGGCGGAGTTCCGGCTTGCCGGAACGAGGGATTGGCCTCGGGCCGGGCGGTCGCTGCACCTAGCCAGGGGGTATCGTCGCCAAATCAACATGAAGCGGGAAACCCTGCTCCAACACCTAGGCGAAGAGCGGCACCACCTGGGTGCAGTGACGCCGCCAATCTTTCAAACATCGCTGTTCGTCCAGCCCGACTTTGACACGTTCCGGGGAAAGCTCAAAGATCCGAGCCAGTCTGAAGAGCGGTTTGTTTACAGTCGGGTTGGGAACCCGAACCTCTCGATTGTCGAAAAGAAATTGGCGATGCTAGAAGGCACAGAGTCGGCTTTGGTCTTTGCCAGCGGCATGGCGGCGATTTCTGCGGCGATCCTCCATTGTGTGCGTGCCGGGGACCACATCGTCTGTATCGACACCGCTTACGGACCAACCCGCGAATTCCTGACGAACTACCTGCCTGATTTCGGCATTGAAACGACATTCGTGGCCGGCTGCGATTCGCAGGAGATTTTCGATGCTTGCACCGAGGATACGAAGCTGGTTTACTTGGAATCGCCGAGCAGCATCTTGTTCCGTGCCCAAGATTTCCGGGCTGTTTCGGCTTTTGCCCGCGAGCGGGGGATTTGGACCGTGGCCGACAATTCCAATGCGACACCTCTCTTCCAACAACCACATTCCCTGGGCATCGACATCGTCGTCCATTCGGCCACCAAATACCTTTGCGGCCACAGCGACGTCGTGGCGGGGGCGCTTTGTGCCCGCAAAGATGTGACAACGGCCATCGAATTGCGGGAAGGGCAATGGTTTGGCGGTAGGTTGGCCCCGTTCGATGCATGGCTGATGCTGAGGGGTTTGCGGACGCTGAAACTCCGGGTGGACGAAGCGCAGCGGCAGGGAAGGTTGCTCTTCGACTTCGTCAAAGGTCTCGGGCTGGGTGAAGTCCTCTATTCCGGGGATCCCGACCATCCCCAAGCCGGTCTCATTTCACAGCAGCAGACTGGGCACACCAGCCTGGTCACCCTCATCCCGACTTGTCAGGAAGAATCAGCCGTCAAGCAGTTTTTGGAATCACTGAAAGTGTTTCAGATGGGGGTCAGCTGGGGCGGGTTCGAAAGCCTCGCGGTTCCCGTTTTTGGCAAACCGATGGACTGGCCGGATGAACGGTGGATGGTGCGGTTTTATGCCGGGCTTGAAGACATCGCGGATTTGCAATTGGACATCTCGGCGGCGGCCCACCATCTTGCGCCGGCCGTCACCGCGAATTGAACAGCCAACCGGCGGCGACCAGCAGCGCCGCGGCCATCGCAACCTTTTCGACCAATGACCGCAGGATGCGATCCCGGATCACGGGGAGGGGGGGGTCGGTCATAGATCCCAGGGCATTTTCTCGGTTGTGCCGGTTTGGGCTGCGGTTTGCGTGGGCTCTGCGACGTCAACCGTTGCCATATCCCAAGGCATGTTTTCCACAAGTTCAGCCGGAGTTGTCCCAAGTGCTGGCGCAACAACCACTTCGGCAACCTCCCGGATCGGCGTCGTTTCCGGCTCTGGCCGGTTCCGCAGGTGCTCGACTTCCCGGATGAGGGCCTTATTTTCGGTTTGAAGACGCAGCGATTCGTCGGCGTACTTCTGGGCCCGGCCGACATTGCGGAGCAACTCAATATGGCGGATCGCCTCCAGGGCGATCCCCCCTGCCAGCCCGACGCAGACCCATGCCACGGCTTCGACCATTCCCTCAAGGATACCGCCCGGGCCCGTATACTCGCCCTGTGGCGGTTTTGCGGGAAGCGGTTTCGGTGTTCGACATTTTCAAGATCGGGGTCGGCCCCAGCAGCTCCCACACTCTTGGGCCCTGGCGCGCGGCCCAGGAATTCGTGGGATCGCTCCCCGATGGCCAAATTGAGTCGATCCATGTTGATTTGTTCGGCAGCCTGGCCAAAACCGGCAAGGGTCACGGAACCGATATCGCCGTCCAACTCGGTTTGATGGGTTGGGATCCCCGAACCTGCGATGTTTCCGCAATCGGCTCAATGTTAGAAACTATTCAGGAAACCAAACGGTTGATGTGCCGTAATGCCGAGATCGAATTCGTACCCAGCAAGCATATCGTTCTCCATCGCCAAACCACTTTGCCTTTTCATCCAAATGGTTTGACATTTTCAGCCATCGTTGATGGAGCAAAATATTCGGAAACCTACTATTCTGTCGGGGGTGGCTTCGTGGTTAAGGAACACCAAGAGCTTTCCGGGGCCCGGTGCCTGATCCTTCCGTACCCCGTGGAAAGCGCAGCCGAACTTAGCGAGCACTGCCGATCCAACGGGCTTGATATCCCGGCCGTGAGCCGGGAAAACGAAGCACGGTGGCGCCCGGCTGGCGAAACCGAAAGTGGTCTGGCTGACATTTGGTCTGCGATGAAGGATTGCATCTACCGGGGTTGCCACACCGATGGGGTGTTGCCGGGAGGGTTGAACGTGGTGCGCCGGGCCAAAAAGCAGAATGCCGACTTGGTCGGCACAAGGACGTATTCGGACTTCGACGGGTGGGTCGCGGCGATGCGCTACGCCAGCCCAAATTTCCAGCAGACCCTGCGCTGGATCAGCGTGTTTGCGTTGGCGGTGAACGAAGAAAATGCGGCCTTTGGCCGGGT
This window of the Armatimonadota bacterium genome carries:
- a CDS encoding TIGR01777 family oxidoreductase; protein product: MKRAIVAGGTGFVGRHLCQELSNQGWEPVVLTRKVQSGAGFRQVQWDGKNQGEWSAEINGADAVFNLSGAPVEQKWTPEYRQVICRSRVDSTAALHQAVSAADSKPRAWVNASAVGFYGDRGDEVLGESARAGVGFLPDVCQAWERACLTPVIEGVKQVCVRNGHVLGADDGLLPVMLKLAKSFLGGAAGDGRQWMPLIHVRDLARFYIWCIDHVNSGPINGCAPEPVTNAQFMSQLRMAVGRPFSPPVPKPLLEFGTGLVGMQGSLMTMSHRAVPTLAQSLGFRWEFPTLESMLADLVK
- a CDS encoding UbiX family flavin prenyltransferase, yielding MGTGRIVLAVTGASGAIYAQRLARHLAQNFDEIYLMLSTQAIDVALTELGVAINRKEFSTQPWLGKSFRNIHLLDEKDYFTPPASGSFRHDGMIICPCSMGTAGRIANGVSNDLVTRAADVCLKERRPLILVPREMPWNLIHLRNMTQLAEAGATILPASPAWYGKPKSMEDLADTVVARILQAVGVEQNLFAQWMVEE
- a CDS encoding glycoside hydrolase family 15 protein, encoding MPRDLVFGNGRFYLAMDRRGLIRELCWPVVGSPNHLAGRRIRLAIRRQSGWFCWLDDPGWRVDQWYCGDVGLTVWRGFGLTIVRRAAMGGQVAVLDYEIDLDEEMDFFQSQELRINETDIGDTCFYAPDIEQMVHFKMGVWVGFGGRGVGQKIDQVACGLSGIPEHEGTWRDAEDGHLAGKPIEQGSVDSTFGLRVEGKWQTTISVAESLESLGPHGEEDAIRVREDWIRAGVVAKGILAGKEPLPGRDGPEWLSPICERVVRANTGEGGRVIAAIDSDIMGVNRSNYAYVWMRDAVLTATALGERVDLPGFVPECDTGRFLWQKYHPTGYRGSTWHPHAGDGAFPYQMDETALLVSFAHNNQMVDSRIEGWLALLRESISEDGMPRPSWDLWEECFGVHFWTTATVAQAFFDAGETQAGQELVGAMSEHFHPVEGRIPRRVNDHVADASVLAGCLWCQHLRPAFLDRSVEMVEQHLLMSTNCRGVARYEGDYYCRVREGYPGNPWIICTMWLARAYWLQGRKDEADDLLVWAEDLASASGMLAEQYHPDTREPLSVSPLTWSHAEYLESARLIRG
- a CDS encoding family 20 glycosylhydrolase, which encodes MRRIWMVDFAREQSPTLDHLYQFAATAQDAGYDAIGLYLEHRFAYQSTPWSHGKGAVTPDQIRSLQAEFPSLEIIPFINLLGHFEGFFNCEEGRIFREEVFSGLQACPSCPEFVNLCEALIDETADVFKSEIIHIGGDETAQLGKCPRCAALMAGKAVDEKAWLYQRHFEPLIRRVVGHGRRPALWGDMFLDHPSALEGLPRETLIFDWQYGGGVQKSAAAFSGFDVVACPATAVYNAAWMHVARTESNVRQVAQDAHSLKLEGVCLTTWEQVMYNPYDSIFPAVEWAARIAADPNSGESLADSFGEAADWAKTMGVELEQMGGVWAASGHRHKLKSRLFLAGNPFLAWLHHRDEAEPERAKKLVQLSEKAIRLAPAEPYKNVALALRGMVEALVLMREAHASYAQCEPDAAIGKLAPMRYLFDTFARIARDNHVRIGGSLADIERARIAKHHVETVIQRVRAYGHRELGYLPAFEIITNHRFTPHDQACWWLVNRWANE
- a CDS encoding ankyrin repeat domain-containing protein produces the protein MLPEHPDLTQLRKQAKELKAAAPYPNLSQAQFALAQEYGFPSWPKLVFAVRQRLFGAAIKDGDLAAFDNLVSQTPRLARTPFDDGQYPLHLAVWHDDPVMIRRLVAAGAKLDCQVAGSGHTPLSWAVTGWKRDIAQHLVELGSEPDLFCAAGLGMTEAVAAMLASGKRSLSRVGSSRYDAQGNRVPGPPISRRDQISDGLYMACRNGHAETARLLLEAGADVNWRAFIGATPLHWAVLAGSKDCIDLLVENGASWTVRDEEFQATPAEFPGFVLVGWGFPDGQVLSYLASQPAAAAFQTPAGTLLHFAVLRDRPAVAKALVAAGADRQAKDSQGRTASQLAGELELGWSP
- a CDS encoding MBL fold metallo-hydrolase, which produces MPSITFHGAAGTVTGSRHLLEYGGHKVLVDCGLFQGPREIRDKNWEPFPVDPREVDAVVLTHAHTDHIGFLPKFVKMGYRKKVYATLGTVGLCRVSLPDSGRLQEEEAKFRNRHGATRHSPALPLYTEADAYETLNLMEKLHYYQWQELPGGATFRYLPAGHILGAAFIEFYFPDGERILMGGDLGRYDAPIIKDPTPVDFAEYLVIESTYGNRLHPKGDAKEMLLEVAERAMRDRGIVLVPSFAIGRTQELLWFCNELEKEGRWPGLPIYVDSPMANKATLLYLQSEEDHDNEMRIDMREGHSPFRPDMVRLIQDRQFSKELNSSPGPWMVIAGSGMCTGGRILHHLKAHIDQPGTTVLFTGYQAEGTLGRDLLEGAEHVRIFGEELRVAARLERLEMLSAHADYSEMLRWLRGFKEPPKHTFIVHGEPDAALAMKQHIIDELGWQNLTIPAQGDSFQLE
- a CDS encoding MTAP family purine nucleoside phosphorylase, with product MVEVDLALIGGTGIGPRLEAFGGRALAVPTPFGTMRGRVFQNNGIRYLAVQRHSAGHKTPPHLVNYRAIAAGLKAVRAKACFASAAVGCLRPEWAVGSLALCTGMVDLSGRNTTMFDQKVEHTPITDPFPAHGSLAAAAEELSIHLHQPAVYVNNPGPRYETPQEIHFARIIGGDIVGMTAGTEAVVMREAGVPYGVVALVTNHAAGMPGAILDHNDVVHNMEQGGEQVVTLMIGAARYLG
- a CDS encoding sigma-70 family RNA polymerase sigma factor gives rise to the protein MSAPLSALGAIHDATRMGIFTQRNPRDFERAVSPELPVLYRVARRLGCSPEEAEDLVQTCLLKAFKAWERFDGCNLRSWLIKILRNERLMVIRSYKEALSLEDHAEIEPVQEGFWGELDGKLEAERIFAAMEELTPPYRMAVQLCDVEELTYEEAADIMDVPIGTVRSRLSRARQMIREAILKENAQEAAR